From one Plasmodium coatneyi strain Hackeri chromosome 9, complete sequence genomic stretch:
- a CDS encoding 40S ribosomal protein S18, with translation MSLQVMDQNDFQHILRILNTNVDGKEKVTIALTAIKGIGKRMATVICKQANVDSTKRAGELTTEEINNIVHIMNAPSQFKIPDWFLNRRKDVKEGKNLHVIANQLDSYLREDLERMKKIRLHRGLRHHWGLRVRGQHTKTTGRRGRTVGVSKKKGA, from the exons ATGTCACTACAAGTGATGGACCAAAACGATTTTCAGCACATACTGAGAATCTTGAATACCAACGTtgatggaaaggaaaaggttaCCATTGCCTTGACGGCCATAAAGGGAATTGGGAAGAGAATGGCCACTGTGATTTGCAAGCAGGCCAATGTGGACTCGACCAAGAGAGCAGGAGAACTCACCACGGAGGAGATAAATAAC ATTGTGCACATCATGAATGCCCCATCTCAATTCAAAATCCCCGACTGGTTCTTAAACCGAAGGAAGGatgtaaaggaaggaaaaaatctgCACGTCATTGCTAACCAACTGGACTCTTACCTACGTGAGGACttggaaagaatgaaaaaaatcagaCTGCACAGAGGTCTACGTCACCACTGGGGACTGAGAGTTCGTGGTCAACATACCAAGACCACtggacgaagaggaagaactgTTGGTGTTtccaaaaagaagggagcgTAA
- a CDS encoding DnaJ domain containing protein gives MKGGINGEGGEGDADDFVREEKMGHERDDHQSREKSVTQNGLSSLTPSGVQRQKQHAPPIWVGINNHVRISQPSSPSKENASAKKNFPLKSNIPNPIRKHTILRSTSPIRECISTKGTMPKHSVGETRPTSEMEPTIKSPLIHTIQANEKKKNKMKNITSIQIPAHRNISTSVKTIPQQVLKSYIYMTNSERNNFYMNTESTDKKGQTQKFPLHLLKERILNFSKRPRDIISKLSSNCNSGKNLEKNKKKIKVDKAEENDDVILLEGDQNSPCRSGENGPKSSNTGKNNLVEGHNKGKKTGASSTFNFLKIPLAVKRKDGKITIRRNSIAIAGAGIKNKQSSANRTSGQKSDSVKNSSFKKIFSEEEAHKIRLNYDNNFSGMEKREEEKVKNFYCKFYKCTHATQKGSEINPGSSSDAANLQTSCLRTLDAPSKYCKSCRKFLKLLISHGNKYKGTLIGINFIRPDVQNILYAYKCHKQHEFNLSLFHIMHNLWCPHDYCLFECKGKNEKNYATEFFRLKELDTMKKQKDLFFQAKLFFRIHPENALPDSSENAGAECTDDVERIIRNAKDPWEVLQIKKFSKMELCDKELKSKARKNYRALALKIHPDKNKSKNATLAMNILTNSMKAITSP, from the exons ATGAAAGGGGGTATTAACGGTGAAGGGGGCGAGGGGGACGCTGATGATTTTGTGAGAGAGGAAAAGATGGGACATGAGAGGGACGATCATCAAAGTCGGGAAAAAAGTGTAACCCAAAATGGACTAAGTAGTTTGACCCCCAGTGGGGTGCAACGCCAAAAGCAGCATGCTCCCCCAATATGGGTGGGAATAAATAACCACGTGAGGATTAGCCAACCGAGTAGCCCCAGCAAAGAGAACGCAAGTGCGAAGAAGAATTTCCCACTGAAGAGCAACATCCCCAACCCCATCAGAAAACACACCATACTAAGGAGCACAAGCCCTATAAGGGAATGCATCTCTACGAAAGGCACCATGCCTAAACATTCAGTGGGAGAAACAAGACCGACAAGCGAAATGGAACCAACCATTAAATCTCCCCTAATACACACTATCCAAgcgaatgaaaagaaaaagaacaaaatgaagaacatcACGTCGATACAGATTCCAGCACACAGAAACATAAGCACCTCTGTTAAAACGATTCCCCAACAAGTCTTGAAAAGTTACATTTATATGACGAATAGTgaaaggaacaatttttacatgAACACGGAAAGTACAGATAAAAAAGGACAGACACAAAAGTTCCCTCTTCATCTTTTAAAAGAGCGAATACTGAACTTTAGCAAAAGACCCAGGGATATCATTTCAAAGCTATCGAGCAACTGCAATAGTGGCAAaaatttggagaaaaataaaaaaaaaataaaagttgaTAAGGcagaagaaaatgatgatGTTATCCTTTTGGAGGGAGATCAAAATTCACCTtgccgttcaggtgaaaatggGCCAAAAAGTAGCAACACGGGAAAGAACAATTTGGTGGAGGGACACaataaggggaagaagacaGGTGCAAGTAGTaccttcaattttttgaaaatccCCCTTGCAGTGAAACGGAAAGATGGTAAAATTACCATCAGAAGGAACAGCATAGCAATTGCCGGTGCgggcataaaaaataaacaaagtAGCGCAAATCGCACGAGTGGACAAAAAAGTGACAGTGTAAAAAACTCGTCGTTTAAAAAGATTTTTAGTGAGGAGGAGGCACACAAGATAAGGCTAAATTACGACAATAATTTTAGCGGCATGGagaagagggaagaagaaaaggtaaaGAACTTCTACTGTAAGTTTtacaaatgtacacatgctACGCAAAAGGGAAGTGAGATCAACCCAGGTTCATCAAGCGACGCCGCAAATCTACAAACTTCCTGCTTACGAACGCTCGATGCGCCGTCCAAATACTGCAAATCGTGcaggaaatttttaaagcTGCTCATATCTCACGGGAACAAGTACAAAGGAACGCTAATAGGCATAAACTTTATCCGCCCAGACGTGCAAAATATTCTGTACGCGTACAAGTGTCATAAACAACATGAATTTAACTTGTCCCTCTTTCACATTATGCACAATTTGTGGTgcccgcatgattattgccTGTTCGAGTGTAAGGGCAAGAATGAGAAAAACTACGCAACTGAGTTTTTTCGCCTCAAAGAGTTGGACACCatgaaaaagcagaaggacCTGTTTTTCCAGGCCAAACTGTTTTTCCGCATCCATCCGGAGAATG CCTTGCCAGACAGCAGCGAAAACGCCGGCGCAGAATGCACCGATGATG TTGAGAGGATTATAAGGAACGCCAAGGACCCATGGGAAGTTCTCCAG ATCaagaaattttccaaaatggagtTGTGTGACAAGGAGTTGAAAAGTAAAGCACGAAAAAATTACCGTGCCCTGGCTCTGAAGATTCACCCTGATAAGaacaaaagtaaaaat gCCACGTTAGctatgaacattttaaccAACTCGATGAAGGCAATAACATCCCCGTAG